A DNA window from Fibrobacter sp. UWR3 contains the following coding sequences:
- a CDS encoding segregation/condensation protein A has translation MTEIEEQEDYEVRIGSFNGPMDLLVYLVQKKEMSLDQIPIAEIADDFLAWVNKIGVTDLSKAGDFLYMASRLMALKVQELLPAEERDPELVEEYNADREKLMQEMLEYQRYKQVAGGLQDMEGKNFGTYSRGRLEKTQSDEDTLADANIWQLFRAYQKSLKTKISDTVHHIELDYVTIQDRQQAINNYLSVNGRALFEELLDNDSHPIVAAVTFMALLEMIKTDEVVFRQSELFGPIWIYRKKNNPDYADEMARETVFYSKDPDVKPGLVEEIRNMALARSQAGSVGDIAAVMKEAVLWTTRGREVTEENLQAMLEGREDLSEVQENPFAEMMKEDDAAENAMAPAEGVPTGNETAQAPVENTPADGSTGSPTDAPVENVPPTTETVSPVEETASADKVISSQSEPPAETEKPAAPATSQMSDEEFEAFMKKAQAFYDTQAEETTSSENIAEESDDDDDDFPSLEVHSGDD, from the coding sequence ATGACCGAAATCGAGGAACAGGAAGACTACGAAGTCCGCATAGGTTCGTTCAACGGGCCCATGGACCTGCTCGTATACCTTGTCCAGAAGAAGGAAATGTCGCTGGACCAGATCCCGATTGCAGAAATCGCGGACGACTTCCTCGCATGGGTCAACAAGATTGGGGTGACCGACCTCTCGAAGGCGGGCGACTTCTTGTACATGGCGAGCCGTCTGATGGCCCTCAAGGTGCAGGAACTGCTCCCGGCAGAAGAACGCGACCCGGAACTTGTCGAGGAATACAACGCCGACCGCGAAAAGCTCATGCAGGAGATGCTCGAGTACCAGCGCTACAAGCAGGTCGCGGGCGGGCTCCAGGACATGGAAGGCAAGAACTTCGGCACGTACAGCCGTGGCCGCCTCGAAAAGACGCAGAGCGACGAGGACACGCTCGCCGACGCGAACATCTGGCAGCTTTTCCGCGCGTACCAAAAGAGCCTCAAGACAAAGATTTCGGATACGGTCCACCACATCGAACTCGACTACGTGACCATCCAGGACCGGCAACAGGCGATAAACAACTACCTCTCGGTAAACGGGCGCGCACTCTTCGAGGAACTGCTCGACAACGACAGCCACCCGATTGTAGCCGCAGTGACCTTCATGGCACTCCTCGAGATGATAAAGACCGACGAGGTGGTGTTCCGCCAGAGCGAACTCTTTGGTCCCATCTGGATTTACCGCAAGAAGAACAACCCGGACTATGCCGACGAGATGGCGCGCGAGACCGTGTTCTACTCGAAGGACCCGGACGTGAAACCCGGCCTGGTGGAAGAAATCCGCAACATGGCGCTGGCCCGCTCGCAGGCAGGCAGCGTGGGCGATATCGCCGCCGTAATGAAGGAGGCCGTACTCTGGACGACCCGCGGGCGCGAGGTAACCGAGGAAAACCTGCAGGCCATGCTCGAAGGGCGCGAAGACCTGAGCGAAGTGCAGGAAAACCCGTTCGCCGAAATGATGAAAGAAGATGATGCGGCGGAAAATGCCATGGCTCCGGCAGAAGGCGTTCCGACAGGTAACGAAACTGCGCAGGCCCCTGTTGAAAATACTCCTGCAGATGGTTCGACGGGCTCACCAACCGACGCTCCGGTTGAAAACGTGCCGCCGACAACTGAAACGGTATCGCCGGTTGAAGAAACCGCAAGCGCAGACAAAGTAATTTCTTCACAGTCCGAACCTCCCGCAGAAACGGAAAAGCCGGCGGCTCCTGCAACATCGCAGATGAGCGACGAGGAATTCGAGGCATTCATGAAAAAGGCCCAGGCATTCTACGACACCCAGGCCGAGGAAACCACCTCAAGCGAAAACATCGCCGAAGAATCCGACGATGATGATGACGATTTTCCGTCGCTAGAAGTACATTCCGGCGACGACTAA
- a CDS encoding PEGA domain-containing protein, with amino-acid sequence MKVFETLKKCIAVFALLAIPASATYVAVLETMAPKDVLSLEEKQYLTDVLRSEAVKALPAEMNFTIMTRDNIQMMLPPGKGIEECEGSCLVETGKNIAADYIAQGRVGRFGSNLTITVEMYETAGNKLMGSFTAKSSDIEKLEVEIRKQAKPLFMKARGNAYAQPAFASGISAGPQMVALKIQSVPMGASIAIDGRPTKCMSTPCTVNIPEGEHRVLAARDDYQDKDSLLMVEGAEMALMMNLEPNFGQLNVDPKYDEYLGDGSPIVVTIDGKTSRNDVAFKKGINNLPAGPHSVQISHPCYETASFNVGITVAKTEKFDQELKRGKGWLTLKAVKDGSEQKVPVWVDGAKVGETPFVGEVPLCSKIEAGDGEFRGVVAAELKVNANVEVTHELVKSGQPVVAEEKAEPEKEQQPAQANVDEKQAQASEAAADVANKEKGMSIAKPIGIGLAVLGAAAFGIGIYENSVMKDERGKYDDATFTSESEADDQWDKVKKASTLRNVFYGVGAGLLAAGVTVFFVF; translated from the coding sequence ATGAAGGTTTTTGAAACTCTGAAGAAATGTATAGCGGTGTTTGCGCTGCTTGCGATTCCGGCATCGGCAACATACGTTGCCGTTCTCGAGACGATGGCACCGAAAGACGTGCTTTCGCTCGAAGAAAAGCAGTACTTGACCGACGTACTCCGTTCCGAGGCGGTGAAGGCTCTCCCTGCCGAGATGAACTTTACCATCATGACGCGAGACAACATCCAGATGATGCTCCCGCCGGGCAAGGGAATCGAGGAATGCGAGGGCAGTTGCCTTGTAGAGACGGGGAAGAACATTGCTGCCGACTACATTGCGCAGGGCCGTGTGGGGCGCTTTGGTTCGAACCTCACCATCACGGTCGAGATGTACGAAACTGCGGGCAATAAGCTCATGGGGTCCTTTACGGCGAAGAGTTCTGACATCGAGAAACTTGAGGTTGAAATCCGCAAGCAGGCCAAGCCCCTGTTTATGAAGGCGCGTGGCAACGCCTATGCGCAGCCTGCATTTGCTTCGGGAATCTCTGCCGGCCCGCAGATGGTCGCCCTCAAGATACAGAGTGTTCCGATGGGTGCGTCCATCGCAATTGACGGCAGGCCCACAAAGTGCATGAGTACCCCCTGTACTGTGAATATCCCCGAGGGAGAACACCGTGTTCTAGCCGCCCGCGATGACTACCAGGACAAGGATTCCCTGCTGATGGTCGAGGGTGCCGAGATGGCGTTGATGATGAACCTCGAACCGAACTTTGGGCAACTGAATGTAGACCCGAAGTACGATGAGTATCTGGGTGACGGAAGCCCGATTGTCGTGACAATTGATGGCAAGACTAGCCGTAACGATGTCGCTTTCAAAAAGGGGATTAACAACCTGCCAGCAGGCCCGCATTCCGTGCAGATTTCGCACCCCTGTTACGAGACTGCTTCTTTCAATGTGGGCATAACTGTGGCTAAGACAGAAAAGTTTGACCAGGAACTCAAGCGTGGCAAGGGATGGCTTACGCTCAAGGCGGTGAAGGACGGCTCAGAACAGAAAGTCCCTGTGTGGGTCGATGGTGCAAAGGTTGGCGAGACTCCCTTTGTGGGCGAGGTTCCGCTCTGCTCGAAGATCGAGGCCGGTGACGGAGAATTTCGTGGCGTAGTTGCTGCGGAATTGAAGGTGAATGCGAACGTAGAGGTAACTCACGAACTTGTAAAGTCTGGCCAGCCCGTGGTGGCCGAGGAAAAAGCCGAACCTGAAAAGGAACAGCAGCCAGCACAGGCGAATGTTGACGAAAAGCAGGCCCAGGCAAGTGAGGCCGCTGCAGATGTAGCGAACAAGGAAAAGGGAATGAGCATCGCGAAGCCTATTGGTATAGGACTTGCCGTTCTCGGCGCTGCCGCTTTTGGAATAGGCATCTACGAGAATTCCGTGATGAAAGACGAACGCGGAAAGTACGATGACGCTACGTTTACATCCGAAAGCGAAGCTGACGACCAGTGGGACAAGGTGAAAAAGGCTAGTACATTGCGCAACGTATTTTATGGTGTCGGTGCGGGTCTCCTTGCCGCAGGCGTTACCGTGTTCTTTGTGTTCTAG
- a CDS encoding ABC transporter permease, which translates to MIRRLWKVAFAEWKLFYTDPAAILLLVVAGVLYAFYYPTPYIYQTVSKVPVAVVDLDNTAMSRDLIRMASAAQQIEVKSIYAEMNEAEAAMAREEIFGFMVIPENMEKDIRAKRPVSVNIFTHGAYVMLHGAIGTAFSTCALTVGATNKVKQIALGKKVPSAKAIAMRDPIPISIQTMFNSSGSYSNYVVPSVLVVILQQSLIIGICVLGGSRAHRRFRKKFRDSPVENETAEYRYFGRALAYFLHYCSFILFYHCIIYNLFDFPRRGELLPMMVFSLVFLASVINLGMVVSQVFLRRESSMQLFLYLSIPILFLANFSWPSYLMPQWMVSISYILPSTFAIPAWLSIEQMGADIYEVAPKLYQLAIQAVVYLVLGLVLTRARDKAKIDIGDM; encoded by the coding sequence GTGATTCGTCGCCTTTGGAAAGTTGCCTTTGCGGAGTGGAAGCTCTTCTACACGGACCCTGCCGCAATTCTCCTCCTTGTGGTGGCAGGGGTCCTGTATGCGTTCTATTACCCGACCCCCTACATATACCAGACGGTATCGAAGGTGCCGGTTGCAGTTGTCGACCTCGACAATACTGCGATGTCGCGCGACCTTATCCGCATGGCATCTGCTGCCCAGCAGATAGAGGTCAAGTCTATCTATGCCGAAATGAACGAGGCCGAGGCGGCCATGGCCCGCGAGGAGATATTCGGGTTTATGGTTATCCCCGAGAACATGGAGAAGGACATCCGCGCCAAGCGCCCCGTTTCGGTGAACATCTTTACGCACGGTGCCTACGTGATGCTGCATGGTGCCATAGGTACGGCGTTCTCGACATGCGCGCTTACCGTCGGTGCTACAAACAAAGTAAAACAAATTGCCCTGGGCAAAAAAGTGCCTTCCGCGAAGGCGATTGCCATGCGCGACCCGATTCCCATCAGCATCCAGACAATGTTCAACAGTTCGGGCAGCTATTCCAACTACGTGGTGCCGAGCGTGCTCGTGGTGATTCTGCAACAGTCGCTCATTATCGGTATCTGCGTCTTGGGCGGTTCGCGCGCCCACAGGCGGTTCCGCAAAAAATTCCGTGACAGTCCCGTCGAGAACGAGACTGCCGAATACCGCTACTTTGGCCGTGCGCTTGCTTATTTTTTGCACTACTGCTCGTTTATCCTCTTCTATCACTGCATCATCTACAACCTGTTCGATTTCCCGCGACGTGGTGAACTTTTGCCCATGATGGTGTTCTCCCTCGTGTTCCTTGCTTCGGTCATCAATTTGGGCATGGTCGTCTCGCAGGTATTCTTGCGCCGCGAATCCAGCATGCAGCTGTTCCTGTACCTTTCCATCCCGATTCTCTTCCTTGCGAATTTCAGTTGGCCCAGTTACCTGATGCCCCAGTGGATGGTCTCGATATCGTACATACTGCCGAGCACTTTTGCCATACCGGCGTGGCTCTCCATCGAGCAGATGGGGGCCGATATATACGAGGTTGCGCCCAAGTTGTACCAGCTTGCAATCCAGGCGGTCGTGTACCTGGTTTTGGGGCTTGTCCTGACCCGCGCCCGCGACAAGGCGAAGATTGACATCGGCGACATGTAG
- a CDS encoding zinc metallopeptidase: protein MYFDPLYMMILVVTLALSGGVSLMVKSRFNAGQKVNISSGLTGADVAKAILMDAGITDVKVLQHHGFLSDHYNPLNKTLNLSPEVYNGRNASAAGVAAHEVGHAIQHAQGYFPMWLRSAIVPVANIGNNLGPWLVIIGIMLMGFGKAIGQPISIVGVLLFAATTLFTLVTVPVEFDASSRAKKALARMDVVAPGREYNTVSGVLFAAGLTYVAAAVSSILQLLYWAYRAGLIGGRRD from the coding sequence ATGTATTTTGATCCGCTTTACATGATGATTCTCGTGGTGACGCTCGCTCTTTCGGGCGGTGTTTCGCTGATGGTCAAGTCGCGCTTCAATGCGGGGCAGAAGGTGAATATTTCTAGCGGGCTTACCGGCGCCGACGTGGCGAAGGCAATCCTCATGGATGCAGGCATTACCGACGTGAAGGTGCTGCAGCATCACGGGTTCCTTTCGGACCACTACAACCCGCTTAACAAGACGCTTAACCTTTCTCCGGAGGTATACAACGGCCGCAATGCAAGTGCCGCGGGTGTCGCCGCCCACGAGGTGGGGCACGCCATCCAGCATGCGCAGGGGTATTTCCCTATGTGGTTGCGCTCTGCCATCGTGCCGGTCGCTAACATCGGGAACAATCTCGGGCCGTGGCTCGTGATTATCGGCATCATGCTCATGGGATTCGGGAAGGCGATAGGCCAGCCGATATCTATCGTGGGAGTGCTCCTGTTTGCCGCAACGACGCTCTTTACGCTGGTGACCGTTCCGGTGGAATTCGATGCCTCTAGCCGCGCTAAAAAGGCGCTCGCCCGCATGGACGTGGTGGCGCCGGGTCGTGAGTACAATACGGTTTCGGGCGTGCTGTTTGCCGCAGGCCTGACCTACGTGGCTGCAGCAGTCAGTTCGATTCTCCAACTGCTCTACTGGGCGTACCGCGCAGGTCTCATCGGCGGGCGCAGGGACTAG
- a CDS encoding HlyD family secretion protein yields the protein MNVLKTLGKVIVVAALIVLVVLGIMQLQKFATAPREQFLQGQMEARRVLVAGKVPGRIERLFVHEGDIVIKDSLVALISSPEIEAKKMQAQGALGAARAQASKARNGARSEDITALKAMADRAQDAATLAKNTYDRVQKLYNEGVLPLQKRDEAETQMKASQSAADAAKAQYNQAVAGARSEDKAAANALVMQARGATAEVDAYLEETKIRSPISGEVSLKLVEEGEVVGSGMPVIAVTDLDDAWAVFHLREDMLKNVYKGRKFTLSIPALDRQVEMEVSYIASVGDYATWRSSKESGGFDLKTFEVRLRPTQKVENLRPGMSVLLSVDAIQ from the coding sequence ATGAACGTGCTGAAAACTCTCGGAAAGGTTATAGTTGTCGCCGCGTTGATTGTCCTCGTGGTGCTTGGAATCATGCAGTTGCAGAAGTTTGCGACCGCTCCCCGCGAGCAGTTCCTGCAGGGGCAAATGGAGGCTAGGCGCGTGCTTGTGGCCGGGAAGGTCCCCGGCCGCATCGAACGCTTGTTCGTGCACGAGGGCGACATCGTCATCAAGGATTCCCTTGTGGCGTTAATCAGCAGCCCCGAAATCGAGGCGAAGAAGATGCAGGCGCAGGGCGCCCTCGGTGCCGCACGCGCCCAGGCGAGCAAGGCCCGCAATGGTGCCCGCAGTGAAGATATCACCGCCCTCAAGGCGATGGCCGACCGCGCCCAGGATGCGGCGACGCTCGCGAAGAACACCTACGACCGCGTGCAGAAACTCTACAACGAGGGCGTGCTCCCGCTGCAGAAGCGCGACGAAGCCGAAACGCAGATGAAGGCGAGCCAGTCCGCTGCCGACGCCGCGAAGGCGCAGTACAACCAGGCAGTGGCCGGCGCCCGCAGCGAAGACAAGGCTGCCGCGAACGCCCTCGTGATGCAGGCCCGCGGCGCCACCGCCGAGGTGGACGCCTACCTCGAAGAAACCAAGATTCGTAGCCCCATCAGTGGCGAAGTCTCGCTCAAGCTTGTCGAAGAGGGCGAGGTCGTGGGCTCGGGCATGCCCGTAATCGCGGTGACCGACTTGGACGATGCCTGGGCGGTATTCCACCTGCGCGAGGACATGCTCAAGAACGTGTACAAGGGCAGGAAGTTTACCCTCAGCATTCCGGCGCTCGACAGGCAGGTCGAAATGGAAGTGAGCTACATCGCTTCCGTGGGTGACTATGCCACCTGGCGCAGCAGCAAGGAAAGTGGCGGGTTCGACCTCAAGACGTTCGAGGTGCGCCTGCGCCCCACGCAGAAGGTCGAAAACTTGCGCCCCGGCATGAGCGTGCTCCTTTCTGTAGATGCAATCCAGTAG
- a CDS encoding ABC transporter permease: MILSGLLNTIRKIYFSHNIVLWMILLVLPVGVSLFTMGMFTSQIVQHVPIGIVMQDDSRLADKINARLRSSPVLDVKLECGSMNECERAVVRGDLQGFLVLPNELERRALRLETPVIPVYSSGQNYLTNMFATKEIRSVISSVGSEMFVPEIADPVKTEIHSVGNVEGNYQGFLALGLVTAIFHLAAMIVGVYVLSFPLRDHRVTEMIRYAGGSRLTLWVASVFPMNIALWLELMGCYAYCHRMLAPLTFDEFVMTAAAQLFMICACSGAGIVFIGVVGVMRIATGAAGVIGSPAFAFAGQTFPVMAMPFAVRCFAFVLPLTHALKVQSMMLLGDVSTAPAWDSIKILIGMAIFWNILGALLMSMRWKQHLRREAACGQSSGMDVTGMDVKTEAVS, from the coding sequence ATGATTTTGAGTGGCCTGCTGAATACCATCAGGAAAATCTATTTCAGCCACAATATCGTGTTGTGGATGATTCTCCTGGTGTTGCCCGTGGGCGTATCGCTGTTTACCATGGGCATGTTCACGTCGCAGATTGTGCAGCACGTGCCTATAGGCATCGTGATGCAAGACGACAGCAGGCTTGCGGACAAGATAAACGCCCGGTTGCGTTCGAGCCCCGTTCTGGATGTGAAGCTTGAATGCGGCAGCATGAATGAATGCGAACGTGCGGTAGTCCGCGGGGATTTGCAGGGGTTCCTGGTGCTCCCGAACGAACTGGAACGCCGTGCGCTCCGGCTCGAGACTCCCGTGATCCCCGTGTATTCCAGCGGGCAAAATTACCTCACGAACATGTTCGCGACCAAGGAAATTCGCTCTGTAATTTCTTCTGTGGGTAGCGAGATGTTCGTGCCCGAAATCGCCGACCCGGTAAAGACCGAAATCCATTCCGTGGGGAACGTGGAGGGCAACTACCAGGGGTTTTTAGCGCTCGGGCTCGTGACGGCGATTTTCCACCTCGCGGCGATGATTGTGGGCGTGTATGTACTCTCGTTCCCGCTTCGTGACCATCGCGTTACCGAGATGATCCGCTATGCGGGCGGTTCGCGCCTTACCCTGTGGGTGGCGAGTGTATTCCCGATGAACATCGCTCTCTGGCTCGAACTGATGGGCTGCTACGCCTATTGCCACAGGATGCTCGCCCCGCTCACGTTCGATGAATTTGTCATGACTGCTGCCGCGCAGTTGTTCATGATATGCGCCTGCTCGGGTGCAGGGATCGTTTTTATAGGCGTGGTGGGCGTGATGCGCATAGCGACAGGTGCGGCGGGCGTTATCGGGAGCCCCGCGTTCGCCTTTGCGGGCCAGACCTTCCCGGTGATGGCGATGCCCTTTGCCGTGCGCTGCTTTGCGTTTGTTCTCCCGCTCACACACGCACTCAAGGTGCAGTCCATGATGCTCTTGGGTGACGTGAGTACGGCCCCCGCCTGGGATTCCATAAAAATTCTTATCGGGATGGCGATATTCTGGAATATACTCGGAGCGCTCCTCATGTCGATGCGCTGGAAACAGCACCTGCGCCGTGAAGCGGCCTGCGGGCAGTCCTCCGGCATGGATGTCACTGGTATGGATGTAAAGACGGAGGCGGTATCGTGA